The proteins below are encoded in one region of Equus przewalskii isolate Varuska chromosome 1, EquPr2, whole genome shotgun sequence:
- the MEX3B gene encoding RNA-binding protein MEX3B — MPSSLFADLERNGSGGGGGGSGGGGGGGGGGETLDDQRALQLALDQLSLLGLDSDEGASLYDSEPRKKSVNMTECVPVPSSEHVAEIVGRQGCKIKALRAKTNTYIKTPVRGEEPVFVVTGRKEDVAMARREIISAAEHFSMIRASRNKNTALNGAVPGPPNLPGQTTIQVRVPYRVVGLVVGPKGATIKRIQQQTHTYIVTPSRDKEPVFEVTGMPENVDRAREEIEAHIALRTGGIIELTDENDFHANGTDVGFDLHHGSGGSGPGSLWSKPTPSITPTPGRKPFCSYRNDSSSSLGSASTDSYFGGGTGGSAAATPRLADYSPPSPALSFAHNGNNNNNGNGYTYAAGEASVPSPDGCPELQPTFDPAPAPPPGAPLLWAQFERSPGGGPAAPASSSCSSSASSSASSSSVVFPGGGAGAPSNANLGLLVHRRLHPGTSCPRLSPPLHMAPGAGEHHLARRVRSDPGGGGLAYAAFANGLGSQLPGLQPSDTSGSSSSSSSSSSSSSSSSGLRRKGSRDCSVCFESEVIAALVPCGHNLFCMECANRICEKSEPECPVCHAAVTQAIRIFS; from the exons ATGCCCAGCTCGCTGTTTGCAGACCTGGAGCGCAACGGCAGCGGCGGCGGAGGGGGCGGcagcggcgggggcggcggcggcggcggcgggggagAGACCCTAGATGACCAGAGAGCCCTGCAGCTCGCGCTCGACCAGCTCTCCCTTCTGGGGCTGGACAGCGACGAGGGCGCCTCTCTGTACGACAGTGAGCCGCGCAAGAAGAGCGTGAACATGACCGAGTGCGTGCCGGTGCCCAGTTCCGAGCATGTCGCCGAGATCGTGGGGCGACAAG GTTGTAAAATCAAAGCGCTGCGGGCGAAGACCAACACTTACATCAAGACCCCGGTTCGCGGGGAGGAGCCTGTCTTTGTTGTGACGGGCAGGAAGGAGGATGTGGCCATGGCTCGGAGGGAGATCATCTCTGCCGCCGAGCACTTCTCCATGATCCGCGCCTCGCGGAATAAGAACACGGCGCTCAACGGCGCAGTGCCCGGGCCGCCCAACCTGCCCGGGCAGACCACGATCCAGGTGCGGGTGCCCTACCGCGTGGTAGGGCTCGTGGTGGGGCCCAAGGGCGCCACGATCAAGCGCATCCAACAGCAGACGCACACGTACATCGTGACGCCCAGCCGCGACAAGGAGCCGGTGTTCGAGGTGACCGGCATGCCAGAGAACGTGGACCGCGCGCGCGAGGAGATCGAGGCGCACATCGCCCTGCGCACGGGCGGCATCATTGAGCTCACAGACGAGAACGACTTCCACGCCAACGGCACGGATGTGGGCTTCGATCTGCACCACGGGTCCGGCGGGTCCGGCCCAGGCAGCCTGTGGAGCAAGCCCACCCCCAGCATCACGCCCACCCCAGGCCGCAAGCCCTTCTGTAGCTACCGCAACGACAGCTCCAGCTCGCTCGGCAGCGCCTCCACAGACTCTTACTTCGGCGGGGGGACCGGCGGCAGCGCAGCCGCCACCCCGCGCCTGGCGGACTACAGTCCCCCCAGCCCCGCGCTCAGCTTTGCGCACAAcggaaacaacaacaacaacggcAATGGATACACCTACGCAGCGGGGGAAGCTTCCGTGCCTTCCCCCGACGGTTGTCCGGAGCTACAGCCCACCTTCGACCCGGCTCCTGCTCCCCCGCCTGGGGCGCCTCTTCTCTGGGCCCAGTTCGAGCGGTCCCCGGGAGGCGGACCTGCAGCTCCCGCGTCCTCTTCCTGCTCTTCTTCTGCGTCTTCGTCCGCTTCGTCCTCCTCAGTGGTCTTTCCTGGGGGCGGCGCCGGCGCGCCCTCCAACGCCAACCTGGGGCTGCTGGTGCACCGCCGGCTGCACCCGGGCACCAGCTGCCCTCGCTTGTCCCCGCCCTTGCACATGGCCCCGGGGGCGGGCGAGCACCACCTGGCTCGCCGGGTCCGCAGCGACCCGGGCGGAGGGGGCCTGGCCTACGCCGCCTTTGCCAACGGGCTGGGGTCGCAGCTGCCCGGCCTGCAGCCTTCGGACACGTCCGGCTCCTCGTCGTcgtccagctcctcctccagctcttcctcctcctcctccgggtTGCGGCGGAAGGGCAGCCGCGATTGCTCCGTGTGCTTCGAGAGCGAAGTGATCGCCGCGCTAGTGCCCTGCGGCCACAACCTCTTCTGCATGGAGTGCGCAAACCGCATCTGCGAGAAGAGCGAGCCCGAGTGCCCGGTCTGCCACGCGGCGGTCACTCAGGCCATCCGCATCTTCTCCTGA